Proteins from a single region of Carettochelys insculpta isolate YL-2023 chromosome 17, ASM3395843v1, whole genome shotgun sequence:
- the LOC142022327 gene encoding DEP domain-containing mTOR-interacting protein-like isoform X3, translating into MQKLMDHYIIHHVCDEHSDYKDAKLLYRFRKDDGTFPLNKDVKVFMRGQSLYEKLISVEDSILKAREENSVKYQRTFLGCEMINWLIQEGETANRKEAVELGRALLEHGIIQHVSSKHHFFDSNLLYQFRINFRRRRRLTELLNENSPRALPESPDSPFCLRKLNPEQGNSSFLSVQPNKEIKIVSAVRRSSVTSLAGSSNSYFMATPSLGFLPATECNPKSVLKRPVTNEELLSPGAPYVKKTLTIVGDAVGWGFVVRGGRPCHIQAVDPGGPAAAAGMKVCQFVFSVNGMYVLHLDYPTISNLIMTGPRTLVLEVMEAIE; encoded by the exons TTTGTGATGAACACTCGGACTACAAGGACGCCAAGTTACTGTACCGTTTTCGCAAGGATGATGGGACCTTCCCTCTCAACAAGGATGTAAAGGTGTTCATGAGGGGGCAGAGCCTTTATGAGAA GTTGATCAGCGTCGAAGACTCCATACTGAAGGCAAGAGAGGAGAATTCTGTGAAGTACCAGAGGACATTCCTTGGCTGTGAAATGATCAACTGGCTCATCCAGGAAGGGGAGACAGCAAACAGAAAagaagctgtggagctgggccgAGCGCTGCTGGAACATGGGATCATCCAACATG TCTCCAGCAAGCACCACTTCTTTGACAGTAACTTGCTCTACCAGTTCCGGATCAACTTCCGTCGCAGGCGACGGCTCACAGAGCTGCTCAATGAGAACTCGCCCCGGGCTTTGCCAGAGAGCCCTGACAGCCCCTTCTGCCTCCGCAAGCTGAACCCGGAGCAAGGCAACTCCAGCTTCCTCTCAG TCCAGCCCAACAAGGAGATCAAAATAGTCTCGGCCGTTCGGAGGAGCAGTGTCACCTCTCTTGCCGGAAGTTCCAATTCTTATTTCATGGCTACACCCAGTCTGGGATTCCTGCCAGCAACTGAATGCAACCCCAAATCAG TGCTCAAGAGACCTGTCACCAATGAGGAGCTcctgtcccctggggcaccatatGTTAAGAAAACACTAACC ATTGTGGGGgatgctgtgggctgggggtttgTGGTCCGTGGAGGGAGACCCTGCCATATCCAGGCTGTGGACCCAGGAggacctgctgctgcagcaggcatgAAG GTGTGTCAGTTTGTTTTCTCTGTGAATGGAATGTACGTCCTGCATTTGGACTATCCGACCATCAGCAACCTCATCATGACGGGACCACGAACGCTTGTTCTGGAGGTTATGGAAGCCATTGAATGA